GAGACGGCCGAGGCTCTCCTCCACCACCCCCAGGAGCTGGCCGCGCCGCCGTCCGTACTCCCTAAACGTCAGGCTCCCCACGGGCGCGCCCCGCACGATCACCTGAGAGCGATCGTCGGCCTCGGGCTTGAGGAGGATCGGGTTCATGTCCACGGTGGGCTCGAGGCCCGCCGCCTCCGCCTGCGCGGCCTGGGCGCGCCCGATCTCGCGACCGTCGGCGGTGACGGCAGAGTTCAGCGCCATGTTCTGCGCCTTGAACGGGGCGACGCGGTAGCCCCGTCGGGCGAAGATCCGGCAGAGCGCGGCGGTCAGCAGACTCTTGCCGACGCCGGACGCCGTGCCCTGGATCATTACGCAGGGCGCGGCCCTCATGAGCGATAGCGTTGCCGGAAGTCCTCCCACAACTCGATCCGTGTCCAGTCGGCTTCGCGCAGGCGGTTCGAGTCGTCGTCGTAGTAAGGGTTCGGGAAGAGCACGGTCAGCATCTGCTCGCCGAGCCCGTTCCAGACCCGGAGGCCGTAGGTCGCCGGCGAGCACGTCCCGCCCATGGTGCGGAAGAACGCCGCGCGAGCCACCCGACGGGCCTGGGCCGCCGGGCCCGAGGTGTCGCCGACACAGAGGTGGAAGTGCCAGGCGCCGGTGTCCGCGGTCAGGTAGCCGTCGAGCATGCTGAGCTTGGGCGCCGCCGTGAAGCGGATCTCCCAGGCCGCGCCCTGGATCAGCGGTCCCACCGTGATGCGCGACCAGTGCTCGGCGAACAGCTCGGTGAGGAGCCGCTCGACGCGGTCACCGCCGACGGCGATGTCCTCGTAGTCGGTGGTGGTCCCATCCAGCTCCTTCTCGGTCGTGCTGCTCGCCATGGCGCCGGCCTCCCGGGCTCGGGGATTCGGCGCCATTCTAGCGGCAAACCGCTCACTGCAGCGCGAAGACCACCGGGAGGCGGACGGTGAGCGTTCGGCCGGGCAGCTCGGCCGGGAAGGGGTGGGCTCGAAGGCTGCGCACGGTCGCCACCGCGGCCTCATCGAGCACCGGGTGCGCCGAGGGCTGGATCACGGACACGGGACCGATCGCGCCGTTCGGCAGGATCGTCAGCTCGACGGTCACCGTCCCGGCCAGGCCTCGGCGGCGCGCCGCGGCAGGATAACGCAGGGCCTCCTGGATCCGCCGGCGGAGATGCGCGAGGTAACCCGAGTACGCCGCGCGATCATCGCCGGAGCCGCCGCGGGGGACGGCCAGCGCGAGCTCCCGTCCAGGCCTGGCTCCGAACCCGGTGCCTCGCCTGTCCCCGGCGAGAGCGGCGAGCGCGCCGCCCTCGCCTCGCTCTGTGTGCGTCGCGTCGGCGCGCGTCGTCGACCCATCGGGCGTGCCCGGCCCCTCACGCGTCGCCGCGGACGCCTCCGAATCGCCGGACGGCGACCCCTGAGGAGCCGGGAGAACGAGGCTGGGAGGTTCCTCCGACGGTGGCGAGGGTTCGACCGACGGCGGCAGTTTGACCGGCGGCGACGATTCAACCGGCGCCGCCGGCACGGGGGCGTCGCTGGCGCGGCGCGGCGCGG
The Candidatus Methylomirabilota bacterium genome window above contains:
- a CDS encoding TonB family protein, producing MSRRSFAGLTVSVLLHGALVLGVALVIPRADRLPALFIDLTEAAGERARGERLSGTPVPATARAVAPVQSRERGPDAIRAPATAPRRASDAPVPAAPVESSPPVKLPPSVEPSPPSEEPPSLVLPAPQGSPSGDSEASAATREGPGTPDGSTTRADATHTERGEGGALAALAGDRRGTGFGARPGRELALAVPRGGSGDDRAAYSGYLAHLRRRIQEALRYPAAARRRGLAGTVTVELTILPNGAIGPVSVIQPSAHPVLDEAAVATVRSLRAHPFPAELPGRTLTVRLPVVFALQ